One Longimicrobium sp. genomic window carries:
- a CDS encoding (2Fe-2S)-binding protein: MPHPVEISLSVNGVPHRRAVEPRLLLSDFLRHELRLTGTHVGCEHGVCGACTVLMDGEAVRSCLVFAVQADGAEVATVEGLASPDGTLHPLQEAFRDAHGLQCGFCTPGILMSMIPFLRDQPSPDEHTVREALSGNLCRCTGYQNIVEAVQLAAQRGAAG, from the coding sequence ATGCCGCATCCGGTGGAGATCTCCCTTTCCGTCAACGGCGTTCCGCACCGGCGCGCGGTGGAGCCGCGGCTGCTGCTGAGCGACTTCCTGCGCCACGAGCTGCGCCTGACCGGCACCCACGTGGGCTGCGAGCACGGCGTCTGCGGCGCGTGCACGGTGCTGATGGACGGCGAGGCGGTGCGGTCGTGCCTCGTCTTCGCGGTGCAGGCGGACGGCGCGGAGGTGGCCACGGTGGAGGGGCTGGCATCGCCCGACGGCACGCTGCACCCGCTGCAGGAGGCGTTTCGCGACGCGCACGGCCTGCAGTGCGGCTTCTGCACGCCCGGGATACTGATGTCGATGATCCCCTTCCTGCGCGACCAGCCCTCGCCGGACGAGCACACGGTCCGCGAAGCGCTCTCCGGCAACCTGTGCCGCTGTACGGGCTACCAGAACATCGTGGAGGCCGTGCAGCTCGCGGCCCAGCGCGGAGCGGCGGGATGA